aacgtcaaaaggacatagataggttgaTGGAATGGGTggataggtggcagattaagttcaatgtggagaaatatgAGGTAATatgtttggtaggaagaacatgaagaGCTAGCATAAAAGAAAGAATAATATTCTAAAAGggatgcaggagtagagggacctgggtgtatatgtcattgaaggtggcaggacaggttgagaccATAGTTCATACAGCATACAGTATTCTAGGCTTCATGAACAGGGGCACATGGTACAAGAGCAAGAAGGTTctgctgaacttgtataagacactagttcagcctcagcttCTGGACGCTGcattttaggaagaatgtgaaggcattggggAAAGTGTGGAAGAGATTCATGagattggttccagggatgatgaacttcagttatgatgctagattggagaaattgggactcttttcccaaagaaaagaaggctgataggagatttgacagagatattcaaaatcatgagaggtttggacagagcagataggagAAACTGTTTGTGCTTGTAGAAGGAtggagaaccagagagcacagatttaaggtaataggTCAAATAAGCAAAAGCGATATGGAAGAAAAGAGCTTTTTCGCACAGCCAgatttgggtctggaatgtaTTGCCTGAGAATgtcgtggaggcaggttcaatcgaggtattcaagagagaattagatgattatttgaaaagattCAATCTGCTGGgctaggggagagggggggcgggcggggggagaatAGTACCAGGTGAAATGCTCATTCCGAGAGCAAGTGtacacacaatgggccaaatggcctccttctgtgctccaaCAGTTCTGTGTTTCTGGTAGATGCCAAGCATACACCTTATTTGTCTGTATTTCTTCCATTCAGGAAACCTGCTTCAAAGCGATTGCCTCTGGCCTTCAGAAGTACAGGCTGTTCTTGTTATTAGTGGAAACGTTTCCCGCGAATTCAAATGATCAAGTGACCTGGATGCGTTCCAACACCCAGCGCCTGGCTGAGTTGGTGATAAACCAGGTTGGTGTAAATGGAAACAGTTACTAAAGTAGCTTCTGTGAATATACTCAATCTGAAAACCCAAGTCACTAACAGgtctacaaacagaaaatgatggataaaCTCGATAGTGGGTCTGGcagcaaatgtgtgtgtgtgtgtgtgtgtggtggggggggggggggggggtgcggggagtcaGCGTTTTGGATCTAAATGACCCTTGGACAgaactgcttttatttcagatttccagcatccgcagcattttatttttagtcactaactgttctgtttctttttatttcagataaacGCTGAGTTTGGCAGCACTGGCCTTGCTGAGAGCGAGTTGGAGGGATCTGCCTCTGAGCTGGTGTCAGGCAGAGATTGGGACCGGCAGATGACAGTGTATATCATTCTTCGGGATTTCACTCGATTCATTGAGAAAACAGCGCGAGCCATTCGGTTCATCCCGGAATTCGGTAGCACAGGGACTTAGATTTTTTAAGGCACCGATGTTCTTATTTAGTTATCTATCTATTAATTTATATATCTATCTAACTACCAAAAGGGGCTCACAAGTCGGTGTAATTCCGGGGGGAAGAACGGTGACAAGGTTTGGTCTAATCAAGCCCATTGACAATTCTTCCTTTCCATTACACCCCGAAGTCGTTCAATCTCTTGTGTACGTTCGAAATTGAGGATTAAATTGTGCTGAGCTCCATTCGCTTGCATTGACCATGAATCCAATTGCTGGGTTTGCTCGCTTGCTttggaatcacacacacacagtgaccggaATTGTCTTCCTgacaattccagccttgatgAAAACTCTTGAAAATGTAATTGAGCGCACGGCAGCAATGCCTTCTGTGTATGAATCTTGTCGTTCAAGATTTGGTCAATCGTTCACCAGAAAGTATGAAGCTTATTCTACAAAACAAATGAAGTTGTATCAAGGCACGGCACTGAACAATACTGTAAAGCTGAAGTTGTTAGAGAATTATCAGCAGTTGTTTGGAGAATATTGTTTACACTGTTCATTGTTATTTATACTCGGTTTTTGATTTATTTGCCCCATCCTTgatgacatttaaaatatttaCTTTGTTAATATTACGTAAGACTTAACCATGCAAAATTGCAGTATTTGTGCAAGTGCTTCTAAATATTTTAAGTATTGTTTATTATAACTATTTATTTAAGTTCCTAAGTTATAGATCTGTACTTCcactgatttttttaaattaaaatttagaTGAATGACAATTGGTTGATTCAGGACTCGGTCAATGCATCTTAAGAAAagccaacaaaaacagaaaatggtgggaaatcccagcaggtctgacagcatctatagagagagaacgtttcaaatctggataatcctgactcgaaacattagctctattctctctcctcagatgctgtcagacccgctacggttttccagcattttctgtttttgtttcaaattccagcatccgcagtattttaccctTAAGAAAAGCAAATACTTGTATTTATCTAGTGCCTTTCAGCACCactgacatcccaaagtgcttcacagactTTGAAGTATCTTTGATATGTtgctactgttgtaatgtaggaaaggcaACAGTTAATTGCACAAGACCCCACAAATGGCAATGTGATAACGACCTGATAATttcttggggtgggtggggggcggggggggggggggattattgGCCAGAATACCATAATCCCCTTGTTCTTTTTCAAAATGGGGTTATTGGATCCCTCCTGAGAGGAAGTTGGTTAGCTGAGTTGGCTGGAGTGTGGTGCAGGATAATGTCATTAATATCATAATATCATTAATGATCATGCAGGTTCAATCCCTGTACTGATTGCAGTAGTTCTGCTTCCTTTCCTTGTCCCATAGTGATAACATGGCATGAGCAGTGATTAGCAACCCTTCAACAATGAGAATACTACATAAAGAGATGAGActtagtttaatgtttcatctgaatgACAGTACTTTTGACAGTGTTGCACAGGACTGTCAGCCTGGATTGTTGTGTTCAaatcttggggggtgggggcaaaaAGTGCTAACAATTGACCTACAACAAATTGTGTGTGGAAACACTACCAGGTTATTGTCCCTGTTTTAAAATACAGCTGTGATCAGAAGTTCACTACAAAGAGAAATTATTGATCTGTGTATGGTACATTTAATAAAACTAAGTGTGAAAATATTTTAAGAGCAATTTTCAATTCAGTTGTAATCACTGATAAATATAGGTAGATTCCAGTGAATGTTAAATAGGATAATCAATGATAATCAATATTTTAATGACTAAATACTGTAATACTCTGGGTGCCTTTCTCAATTGCCCTTCAAAAGCTACCTAGTAAGCACCAAAACAACTCAATACCAGGAACAGCAAACTGCTTTTTTAAGGATCAGCTTGAGATACTGGGACCATTTCTAAAGCAGAAGAGatagctaagaggagatttaataaaaGTCCTTAAAATTGTGAAGCTTTTGATAAAAAGTAGGGAAAGACTGTTTTCACTGACTAAAGGctcactagtaagaagtttaacaaaaccaggttaaagtccaacaggtttatttagtagcaaaagccacaagctttcggagccttaagctccttcttcaggtgagtgggaattctgttcacaaacaaggcatataaagacacaaactcaatttacagaataatggttggaatgcgaatacttacagctaatcaagtcttaaaggtacaaacaatgtgagtggagagaacattaagacagcttaaagagatgtgtattgtctccagacaggacagccagtgaaattctgcaagtccaggcaagctgtggggattacagatagtgtgacatgcacccaatatcccgattgaggccgtcctcatgtgtgcggaacttggctatcagtttctgttcagcaactcttcgccgt
The DNA window shown above is from Mustelus asterias chromosome 2, sMusAst1.hap1.1, whole genome shotgun sequence and carries:
- the LOC144503630 gene encoding interleukin-6-like, translating into MRPVQCFCQVFLVLFAGVAALPVGERLPAATQLCATCASLAMEIRNTAAALRNTQLCEFFRFCDGDWSSLLSYDLNLPQLGAQDRCLWNDFHKETCFKAIASGLQKYRLFLLLVETFPANSNDQVTWMRSNTQRLAELVINQINAEFGSTGLAESELEGSASELVSGRDWDRQMTVYIILRDFTRFIEKTARAIRFIPEFGSTGT